A section of the Bryobacteraceae bacterium genome encodes:
- a CDS encoding enoyl-CoA hydratase, with protein MSHPVSETPRDGVLILVIDNPPVNALSVEVLEALAAAVGRAADDPSVQAVVLAGAGKNFIAGADISLFPRIAAGEIPPVPWQDFMNRIEDCPKPVIAAIQGAALGGGLETAMACHYRVATRSAQVGQPEVKLGLIPGAGGTQRLPRLAGVARAMEMCAFGEPLSAEAALAAGILDRVVDGDPVEAALEWARTGPPLRRTRDLREKLCTPEEAESLAEEFRQSVRRRMPHQTAPEAAIEAVAAAARLPFEEGLAAERRLFDQCLHGPQSRALIHVFFAERATAKVAGLPERAAPVERAAVIGAGTMGSGIAICFANAGIPVALTDASPASLERALALIRKQYESAVQKGRLDAAEAAGRMERIRAAGSVAEAVAGADAVVEAVFEDPAVKQEVFRALDEAARPGALLATNTSTLDIDAIAAATKRPESVLGLHFFSPAPVMKLVEVVRGRATAPEAVARALELARRLKKIPVLAGNCFGFIGNRMFLPYRTQAVSIAEQGALPEEVDAALTSWGMAMGPLAVGDLVGHDVWLMIRREALRRGVPHIPPAAFEDELPRLGRLGQKSGLGWYRYDENRRPQPDPELLRLLREYAAARGIEQRSWTAEQIRERTLLALVNEGARILDEGMAQRASDIDVVFVHGFGFPAWRGGPMHWAGSHGRARVLERLQALYDEDGPFWKPAAWWSA; from the coding sequence ATGTCTCATCCGGTCTCTGAAACGCCACGGGACGGCGTCCTCATCCTCGTCATCGACAATCCGCCCGTCAACGCTCTCAGCGTCGAAGTGCTGGAAGCGCTCGCGGCCGCCGTCGGGCGCGCCGCCGACGATCCATCCGTCCAGGCCGTCGTGCTCGCCGGGGCAGGGAAGAACTTCATCGCCGGCGCCGATATCAGCCTCTTTCCGCGCATTGCCGCCGGCGAGATCCCGCCCGTCCCGTGGCAGGACTTCATGAACCGCATCGAGGACTGCCCGAAGCCGGTCATCGCCGCCATCCAGGGGGCGGCGCTCGGCGGAGGCCTCGAAACGGCGATGGCCTGCCATTACCGCGTCGCCACGCGTTCGGCGCAGGTCGGCCAGCCGGAGGTGAAACTGGGCCTGATCCCCGGCGCCGGAGGCACGCAGCGGCTGCCGCGCCTGGCCGGGGTGGCCCGGGCGATGGAGATGTGCGCCTTCGGCGAGCCCCTGTCGGCCGAGGCCGCCCTGGCGGCGGGCATCCTCGACCGGGTGGTGGACGGCGACCCGGTGGAGGCTGCCCTGGAATGGGCGCGCACCGGTCCGCCACTGCGGCGCACGCGGGATCTCCGGGAAAAGCTTTGCACGCCGGAGGAGGCCGAGTCTCTGGCCGAGGAGTTCCGCCAGAGCGTGCGCAGGAGGATGCCGCACCAGACGGCGCCCGAAGCGGCCATCGAGGCCGTGGCCGCGGCGGCGCGGCTCCCCTTTGAGGAAGGGCTCGCGGCCGAGCGCCGGCTCTTCGATCAGTGCCTGCACGGACCGCAGTCCCGCGCGCTCATCCATGTCTTCTTCGCCGAGCGTGCGACGGCGAAGGTGGCGGGACTTCCGGAGCGCGCCGCGCCGGTCGAGCGGGCCGCGGTGATCGGCGCGGGCACGATGGGTTCGGGCATCGCCATCTGCTTCGCCAATGCCGGCATCCCGGTGGCGCTGACCGACGCCTCGCCCGCGTCGCTGGAGCGCGCCCTGGCGCTCATCCGGAAGCAGTACGAATCGGCCGTTCAGAAAGGCCGTCTGGACGCTGCCGAAGCGGCGGGCCGGATGGAGCGGATCCGCGCCGCCGGGAGCGTGGCCGAAGCCGTCGCCGGCGCCGACGCTGTCGTCGAGGCCGTCTTCGAGGATCCCGCCGTCAAGCAGGAAGTCTTCCGCGCCCTGGACGAGGCGGCCCGGCCGGGCGCGCTGCTGGCCACCAACACTTCGACGCTGGACATTGACGCGATCGCAGCCGCAACAAAACGGCCGGAATCTGTTCTGGGCCTGCACTTCTTCAGCCCCGCGCCGGTGATGAAGCTGGTCGAAGTGGTGCGCGGGCGCGCCACCGCCCCGGAGGCCGTGGCGCGGGCGCTTGAACTGGCGCGGCGGCTGAAAAAGATCCCGGTGCTTGCCGGCAACTGCTTCGGTTTCATCGGCAACCGGATGTTTCTTCCCTACCGCACCCAGGCCGTCTCCATCGCCGAGCAGGGCGCCCTGCCCGAAGAAGTCGACGCGGCGCTGACCTCCTGGGGCATGGCGATGGGGCCGCTCGCCGTCGGCGACCTCGTCGGCCATGACGTCTGGCTGATGATCCGCCGCGAGGCGCTGCGCCGCGGCGTGCCGCACATCCCGCCGGCCGCGTTTGAAGACGAGCTGCCGCGGCTGGGCCGCCTGGGGCAGAAAAGCGGCCTCGGCTGGTATCGCTACGACGAAAACCGCCGGCCGCAGCCGGACCCGGAGCTGCTTCGCCTGCTGCGCGAATATGCCGCCGCGCGCGGCATCGAGCAGCGGAGCTGGACGGCGGAGCAGATCCGCGAGCGCACACTGCTGGCGCTGGTCAACGAAGGGGCGCGCATTCTGGATGAGGGCATGGCCCAGCGCGCCTCGGACATCGACGTGGTCTTCGTCCACGGCTTCGGGTTTCCGGCCTGGCGCGGCGGGCCGATGCACTGGGCCGGGTCCCACGGCAGGGCGCGCGTGCTCGAGCGGCTTCAGGCGCTCTACGACGAGGACGGCCCGTTCTGGAAGCCGGCCGCCTGGTGGAGCGCCTGA
- a CDS encoding 4Fe-4S ferredoxin: protein MPKGAVAITAERCKGCGFCVEFCPTHVLELSNAFNAKGYHPPHVVAPDKCSGCNLCGMYCPDFAIFGFRLAANGQAKGVSK, encoded by the coding sequence ATGCCCAAAGGAGCTGTTGCGATCACGGCCGAACGATGCAAGGGCTGCGGCTTTTGCGTGGAATTTTGTCCGACGCATGTGCTGGAGCTGTCCAACGCCTTTAATGCGAAAGGCTACCACCCGCCTCATGTGGTGGCGCCGGACAAATGTTCCGGTTGCAACCTGTGCGGGATGTACTGTCCTGATTTTGCGATCTTCGGGTTCCGGCTGGCGGCCAACGGGCAGGCCAAGGGGGTGTCGAAATAA
- a CDS encoding 2-oxoglutarate ferredoxin oxidoreductase subunit alpha: protein MHADPRCVLTGTHFINGDAACCEGAIAAGARFAAGYPITPSTEIVERFAARAPEVGGLFIQMEDEIASSIAIQGMVWAGQKAFTVTSGPGFSLMMEHIGLAAMTETPVVFVDVQRGGPSTGLPTLPSQGDMMQARFGSHGDYAVIALSPNSPQECFDLAVKAFNLAEEFRVPVMLMMDECVGHMTERVVIPPAEQIPIYPRRHTKKPPEQFRLYEPGEDLVPEMAYAGEGYKIYVTGLTHDERGYPSLNPATQKKLITRLFEKIRRAADRLVMVEADRLEGADVVVVSYGITSRVAMRAVQAAREKGIQVGTLRLICVWPFPEKLIRELAPKVKAMVMPELNMGQVVIELERCAVGQCKVISVPHAGGTVHDPAEILDAIERGAQ, encoded by the coding sequence ATGCACGCCGATCCGCGTTGCGTGCTGACGGGCACGCACTTTATCAACGGCGACGCCGCCTGCTGCGAGGGCGCGATTGCGGCGGGCGCGCGCTTTGCCGCCGGCTATCCGATCACGCCGAGCACCGAGATTGTGGAGCGTTTCGCCGCGCGTGCGCCGGAGGTGGGCGGCCTGTTCATCCAGATGGAGGACGAGATCGCCTCCTCGATTGCCATTCAGGGGATGGTCTGGGCGGGCCAGAAGGCGTTCACGGTGACCTCCGGGCCAGGCTTTTCGCTGATGATGGAGCATATCGGACTGGCGGCGATGACCGAGACGCCGGTGGTCTTTGTAGACGTGCAGCGCGGCGGGCCATCGACGGGATTGCCGACGCTGCCGTCGCAGGGCGACATGATGCAGGCGCGGTTTGGGTCGCACGGCGATTACGCGGTGATCGCGCTGAGCCCGAACTCGCCGCAGGAGTGCTTCGACCTGGCGGTCAAGGCGTTCAACCTGGCCGAAGAATTCCGCGTGCCGGTGATGTTGATGATGGACGAATGTGTCGGCCACATGACGGAACGGGTCGTCATCCCGCCGGCCGAGCAGATTCCGATTTATCCGCGCCGCCATACGAAGAAGCCGCCGGAGCAGTTCCGCCTGTACGAGCCCGGAGAGGACCTGGTGCCGGAGATGGCGTATGCGGGCGAAGGATACAAGATCTACGTCACCGGGTTGACGCACGACGAGCGGGGCTATCCATCGCTGAACCCGGCCACGCAGAAGAAGCTGATTACCCGCCTGTTTGAGAAGATCCGCCGCGCCGCCGACCGGCTGGTGATGGTGGAGGCCGACCGGCTCGAAGGCGCGGATGTCGTTGTGGTGAGCTACGGGATCACATCGCGCGTGGCGATGCGGGCGGTGCAGGCGGCCCGCGAGAAAGGCATCCAGGTGGGCACGCTGCGGCTGATCTGCGTGTGGCCGTTCCCGGAGAAGCTGATCCGGGAGCTGGCTCCGAAGGTCAAGGCGATGGTGATGCCTGAACTGAACATGGGGCAGGTGGTCATTGAACTGGAGCGCTGCGCTGTCGGGCAATGCAAGGTCATCAGCGTGCCGCACGCCGGCGGCACGGTGCATGATCCGGCCGAAATTCTGGACGCAATCGAGAGAGGGGCCCAATGA